From one Candoia aspera isolate rCanAsp1 chromosome 17, rCanAsp1.hap2, whole genome shotgun sequence genomic stretch:
- the TAGLN2 gene encoding transgelin-2, translating into MANRGPAYGLSREVQQKIDRQYDPELEQILIQWIGAQCGPEIGEPQPGKENFQKWLKDGTVLCLLINSLYPKGQGPVAKIQSSSMAFKQMEQVSKFLRAAEQYGILASDIFQTVDLWEGKNMACVQRTLMNLGGLAVSKGDGFFAGDPNWFPKKSQENRRAFSDDQLREGQNVIGLQMGTNRGASQAGMTGYGMPRQIL; encoded by the exons ATGGCAAACCGAGGCCCTGCTTATGGACTTAGTCGGGAAGTTCAGCAAAAGATTGACCGGCAGTACGATCCTGAGCTGGAACAGATTCTCATCCAGTGGATTGGGGCCCAGTGCGGGCCAGAGATCGGGGAGCCCCAGCCGGGCAAAGAAAACTTCCAGAAATGGCTGAAAGATGGCACG GTGCTCTGCCTGCTGATCAACAGCCTTTATCCTAAGGGCCAGGGACCTGTGGCCAAGATCCAGTCTTCTAGCATGGCCTTCAAACAGATGGAGCAGGTTTCTAAGTTCTTGCGCGCAGCCGAGCAGTATGGCATCCTTGCCTCGGACATATTCCAAACTGTGGATTTATGGGAAG GGAAAAACATGGCCTGCGTGCAGAGGACCCTGATGAACCTGGGCGGCTTGGCAGTCTCCAAAGGAGATGGCTTCTTTGCGGGGGACCCCAACTGGTTTCCAAA GAAATCCCAGGAGAATCGCCGGGCCTTCTCGGACGACCAACTCCGAGAGGGGCAGAATGTCATCGGGCTGCAGATGGGGACGAACCGAGGGGCTTCCCAGGCGGGCATGACAGGCTACGGGATGCCGCGTCAGATCCTCTGA